The nucleotide sequence ATGGGCAGCTAGGTAAACCCTGTCCGCAGCAAGAAGTATATGGTATAAGTCTCACAGGCTGTTAGATCAGCACTCATACTTTGCTTGAACGTATTGGTAACAATACGTCTAGATAAATAACTACCCACGACAAAACCCGGCTTATCGTTCACCTTATCTTCTTATTTGAACTTTATCATCCCAAAAGCTATAAAAACAGTTGTTTTCAGGGTCTATTGGTATGGAAAGAGCCTTCCTGGAGATACTTCTTGGTATTTCATATTCAGCACTTAACTCTATTTTGATATAATCAGTGAAAAAAGAGATGGTGAATGAAAGCTTTTTTATTATTATTGACCCCATTAGTGATCTTTGCAAAAGTACATTATGCAAAAGTCGAACCCTATGAATCTGTAACCTTGAAGTCTGCTGTCAGTGCCTTGGTACTAGATGTAGATCTGGAAGCTGAAGGGAGTGTAGTGGATCAAAAACGTGTGATCTATCTGGATGATTATTTGGATAAGATCAACTTGAAAACATCCAAAGAAACTCTTCTCATTCTTCATGAAACGTTAAAACGAAAAGAATCATATTTTCAACGCATAGATAAGTTGAAAACAACATCTGCGGCCCAAAAAGACGAGGCTTTTTACAGTTTTGCTTCTGCAAAAACACAGTATTTGGATATGCAGTATAAGATTGCGCAGCTTGAAGACAGTATTGAAAAAAAATCTATTGTACTCAAGAATATGTATCTGTATGAAATAATGGTACGCAAAGGTGATTATGTATCACCGGGGTCACCTTTGGCAACAGTAGCGGATGTAAGCAGAGCAAAGTTGGTACTTTTTTTAGAACCTGAAGAGTTGGATCAGATAGGGCAAAAAACGGTCTATCTGAACGGTGAAAAAACAGCGTATAAGGTAGATAAAGTCTGGAGAGTAGCGGATGAGAAGTTCATCTCTTCTTATCGTGCAGAGATATACATACCCGCACCTGAGGGATCATTTTCCGAGCTTATGAAAGTAGAGATAAAATAATCATTACAAAACAACACTTTGCTATAATACTGTAAAGACTAATAGAGATGGGAAAAAATGAATTTAGAACAACAAGATAAACAATATGTGCTTCAAACTTATGCACGTGACTATACGAACTTTGTCAAAGGTGTAGGATCTACACTCTATGATGAGCATGGTAAAGATTATATAGATTTCGCTTCCGGTATCGCTGTAAACTCTGTAGGACATAACCATCCTAAGCTGGTTGAAGCTATCTGTAACCAGGCTAAAAACATCATACATATCTCAAACCTTCAAGTGATAGAGCCACAGGCAAAGCTGGCACAGAAGATGGTAGAGCTCAGCGGATATGATATGGGTGTATTCTTTGCCAACTCGGGTGCAGAAGCGAATGAAGGGGCGATCAAGATCGCGCGTAAGTATGGTGAGACGAAATTTGCAAACAAGCGTTATAAAGTGATCACACTTGAACACTCCTTTCATGGGCGTACGATCACGACAGTGAAGGCAACAGGCCAGGAGAGTTTTCATACGCCGAACTTTTCACCCTATCCGGAAGGATTCAGCTATGAAAAGAGTATCGAAGATGTCTATAAAGCCATCGATGATGAGACTGTAGCAGTGCTTATCGAGTTGGTTCAGGGTGAGGGTGGGGTCCAGCCTTTTGAAAAAGAGGAGATCCAACAACTCGCTAAGCACCTCAAGGAGAAAGGTGTGCTGCTTATCGTGGATGAGGTACAAACAGGTGTCTACCGTACCGGTGAGTTTCTCGCATCCAATCTTTATGAGATCGAACCGGATATCATCACTTTGGCCAAAGGACTTGGTGGCGGTGTACCCATAGGTGCTGTGATGACCAAGCATAAAGATGTTCTGGTCGCAGGAGATCATGGAAGTACGTTTGGAGGTAATTACCTCAGTACTGCTGCAGGTCTTGCAGTGTTAGATATTTTGCATCCTTTGTATGATGATGGTACCATTGATGAAACCTTGGTCTACTTTTCACAAAGATTGCATGAGATGGCTGAAACATATACGCATTTGTTTGAAAAAGAAGTAGGATTGGGATTGATGCGGGGACTCCGTGCCAAAAGTGCGGATGTTCAGGTAGGTGTGATAAAGAACTGTATGGCCGAAGGCCTTGTTGTCCTTAAAGCAGGACGCAATACGGTACGTTTTCTGCCAAGTCTCACCATCAGTAAAAATGAAATGGATGAAGGGTTTAAACGTTTTGAAAAAGCTATTTCTTCTTTGTAGTTTAGCAGCAGCATCACTGATACATGCCGACGAACTGGGCGACATACTCTCTGATAATAAAGAGCTGATCTTTGATTATCAGTTGGAAAGTAATGAACTTGAGAGCGATATACTTTCAAAGAGCTGGTTGAACCCGGTAAGAGTACAGTACAGCAAGAATTTCACGACGCAGTTTGTCGATACAACAAGAATAACAGGTGGTTATTCTATTGTTATAGACCAGCCTATCTTCAGGTCAGGCGGGATCTACTATGGTATCAAGTACTCACAGGCACTCCGTGATGCGACCCGAGCAGATATACAGCTTCAAGAACGTACCATGATCGGTGATGCGATCTCCATACTTTTCAATTTGAAGAAAACAAGACTTGAACAAGAAAAAATGAAGTATCAGATCAAAAATGATGTGATCGATATACGCCAAAAACGTGACAGTTATGATGCAGGTTTGCTGGACAGCAGTTTTTTGGACCAGGCAATTTTGAAAAAAAGTCAGGATGAAACAGCACTGCTTGAAATGGATCTGACACTGATGGAGCTCAATCAGAAGTTTGCACTCTTAAGTGACAAAGATCCCAAGGGTTTACGTCTCCCTGCATTAGAATTGATGAGTAAAACAGACTACAGTGAATCAAACCTGGAACTCAAAAGAGACAGGCTGCGTGCTCTACAGTCAGACTATAATCAAAAAGTGACATGGGCAAAGTACCTGCCCGAAGTTTCTTTACAGGGGCAGTATACGGATGCAGATGTAAACCCGTTTTTTCAAGGCATTTCTACCATTAAAGAGAAATATTATACATACGGTTTTACAGTCTCCATGCCATTGGATATCAACTCTTTTTCTGACATTGAGGCGAGTAAAGTCGAAAAGCTGAAGGCTGCAACAGAAGCGATTGACCGAAAAGAGACGGTAGATGAAGAGTATGATTGGATCCATAACAGTTTAAGTATTTTAGATAAAAAGATTCTCTTGGCCCAAAAAGACGAAAAGGTCTACAAAAGCCTCTATCGTCTTACGAAAAATCTTGCAGATGCAGGAGAGAAGACCTCTTTTGATGCGGAGATCATGCATAACTCTCTGCAGATCAGAAAGATTGATCAAAAAATCTATCAGATAGATAAACAACTGCAGTTGTTAAAACTTTATGTACGGGTGGAGAATGCAATTTAGCGACTATATGAATGCGTGGCTTTATGGCGAAGAGGGATACTATAAAAACTTTAAAGCGATAGGTAGATCCGGGGATTTCTATACCGCGGTCAGTACAAGCAGATTTTTTGGCGCAAGTAT is from Sulfurovum sp. TSL1 and encodes:
- a CDS encoding aspartate aminotransferase family protein → MNLEQQDKQYVLQTYARDYTNFVKGVGSTLYDEHGKDYIDFASGIAVNSVGHNHPKLVEAICNQAKNIIHISNLQVIEPQAKLAQKMVELSGYDMGVFFANSGAEANEGAIKIARKYGETKFANKRYKVITLEHSFHGRTITTVKATGQESFHTPNFSPYPEGFSYEKSIEDVYKAIDDETVAVLIELVQGEGGVQPFEKEEIQQLAKHLKEKGVLLIVDEVQTGVYRTGEFLASNLYEIEPDIITLAKGLGGGVPIGAVMTKHKDVLVAGDHGSTFGGNYLSTAAGLAVLDILHPLYDDGTIDETLVYFSQRLHEMAETYTHLFEKEVGLGLMRGLRAKSADVQVGVIKNCMAEGLVVLKAGRNTVRFLPSLTISKNEMDEGFKRFEKAISSL
- a CDS encoding TolC family protein; protein product: MKKLFLLCSLAAASLIHADELGDILSDNKELIFDYQLESNELESDILSKSWLNPVRVQYSKNFTTQFVDTTRITGGYSIVIDQPIFRSGGIYYGIKYSQALRDATRADIQLQERTMIGDAISILFNLKKTRLEQEKMKYQIKNDVIDIRQKRDSYDAGLLDSSFLDQAILKKSQDETALLEMDLTLMELNQKFALLSDKDPKGLRLPALELMSKTDYSESNLELKRDRLRALQSDYNQKVTWAKYLPEVSLQGQYTDADVNPFFQGISTIKEKYYTYGFTVSMPLDINSFSDIEASKVEKLKAATEAIDRKETVDEEYDWIHNSLSILDKKILLAQKDEKVYKSLYRLTKNLADAGEKTSFDAEIMHNSLQIRKIDQKIYQIDKQLQLLKLYVRVENAI